One Rosa chinensis cultivar Old Blush chromosome 5, RchiOBHm-V2, whole genome shotgun sequence genomic region harbors:
- the LOC112165493 gene encoding probable GTP-binding protein OBGM, mitochondrial: MWVQRAKPFRQIKALSQSFKSPWIFSISSSYSDTPHKKSKLAPLQERKMIDRFRLYAKGGGGGSGCSSSRRSRHDRHGIPDGGNGGRGGDVILECSPTVWDFSGLQPHLIAQRGGHGSSKNKIGTRGEDKVAQVPIGTVIHLLQGEIPFVAESHVSKDLDPWELPGTPIDDVTGSDQQSAPSGPNMAVDTRGSSSSRPERIIEESAHMKEISQVESTEVPTQSPPSLSEICTEDKTEEEEQMQYNVAELTVRGQRLVIARGAEGGLGSVSLKVPRKFKSDSLDAQVSDDDQLTLGAGLPGSEAVLILELKSIADVSLVGMPNAGKSTLLGAISRAKPAVGHYAFTTLRPNLGNLNFDDFSLTVADVPGLIKGAHENRGLGHAFLRHIERTKVIAYVVDLAAGLDGRKGTPPWEQLRDLVLELDYHQVGLSDRPSLIVANKIDEEGTEGVHEELKRRVQDVPIFPVCAILGEGIQELKIGLRKLVNGEMTDRLQVDKIMVD, from the exons ATGTGGGTACAGCGTGCAAAACCATTTAGGCAGATAAAGGCCTTGAGTCAGTCTTTTAAGTCGCCATGGATTTTTTCGATATCGTCTTCCTACTCGGATACTCCTCACAAGAAGTCGAAGCTTGCCCCTCTACAG GAAAGGAAAATGATAGACAGGTTTAGGCTATATGCTAAAGGGGGCGGTGGTGGCAGTGGTTGTTCCAGCTCTCGCCGTAGTCGCCATGACCGCCATGGCATACCTGATG GTGGGAATGGTGGAAGAGGTGGCGATGTGATTTTGGAATGTTCTCCAACAGTTTGGGACTTCAGCGGTTTGCAACCTCATCTT ATAGCACAGAGAGGGGGACATGGATCCTCGAAGAATAAAATTGGCACCCGAGGAGAGGATAAG GTTGCCCAAGTGCCCATTGGTACAGTGATTCATCTATTGCAGGGTGAAATTCCTTTTGTTGCTGAAAGCCATGTTTCTAAAGATTTGGATCCATGGGAGCTTCCAGGTACTCCTATTGATGATGTAACTGGCTCTGACCAGCAATCTGCCCCTAGTGGTCCAAATATGGCAGTGGATACTAGGGGTAGCTCATCATCTCGACCTGAAAGAATTATTGAGGAATCAGCTCACATGAAGGAAATCTCCCAAGTTGAATCCACTGAGGTTCCTACTCAATCTCCACCTTCTTTGTCTGAGATTTGCACAGAAGACAAgacagaggaagaagaacaaaTGCAATACAACGTTGCTGAGTTAACAGTAAGAGGTCAACGACTAGTTATTGCTCGTGGAGCGGAAGGTGGTCTAGGTAGCGTGTCTCTCAAAGTCCCAAGGAAGTTCAAATCTGATTCGTTGGATGCTCAAGTATCTGATGATGATCAGTTGACCCTCGGTGCTGGTTTGCCTGGTTCTGAAGCTGTTCTCATATTAGAGCTAAAGAGCATTGCTGATGTGAGCCTAGTGGGAATGCCGAATGCTGGTAAAAGTACTCTATTAGGGGCTATATCTAGGGCTAAGCCTGCAGTGGGCCATTACGCCTTCACCACTCTTAGACCCAATTTGGGGAACCTAAACTTTGATGACTTTTCACTCACGGTTGCTGATGTTCCGGGACTCATAAAGGGTGCCCATGAGAATCGTGGACTTGGACATGCATTCCTTCGCCATATAGAACGCACAAAGGTTATAGCTTATGTGGTGGACTTGGCTGCTGGATTGGATGGTCGAAAAGGAACCCCACCTTGGGAACAGCTTAGAGATTTGGTCTTAGAGCTTGATTACCATCAAGTGGGTTTATCTGATCGACCATCACTCATAGTGGCAAATAAAATAGATGAGGAAGGGACTGAAGGCGTGCATGAAGAACTGAAAAGAAGGGTGCAAGATGTTCCTATATTCCCTGTCTGTGCTATTTTGGGGGAAGGAATTCAAGAGCTAAAGATTGGTCTTAGGAAACTTGTGAATGGTGAAATGACAGACAGACTTCAGGTCGATAAAATTATGGTTGATTAA
- the LOC112165495 gene encoding metallothionein-like protein 1 yields the protein MSGCGSTSCKCGSGCKCGSSCNCGNYPDLESSTTATIIAGVPSTNMYFEESEMSFGAENGCKCGQSCSCTSCGCHK from the exons ATGTCTGGGTGTGGATCAACAAGCTGCAAATGCGGTTCTGGCTGCAAATGCGGCTCTAGCTGCAA CTGTGGAAACTACCCAGATCTTGAGAGCAGCACAACAGCAACCATCATTGCTGGGGTTCCATCAACCAACAT GTACTTTGAGGAGTCAGAGATGAGCTTCGGTGCTGAAAATGGCTGCAAGTGCGGCCAAAGCTGCAGCTGCACCTCATGCGGCTGCCACAAGTGA